DNA sequence from the Juglans microcarpa x Juglans regia isolate MS1-56 chromosome 5S, Jm3101_v1.0, whole genome shotgun sequence genome:
ATCATAATtctattgaatatatatttcattctttACTTCCTTGAACAGATCATCAAAGTTGATACAGTTTTTGGAAGACTTAACTGATCAGGTTTATCCAAAACCCATTAAAGGTTGCATTCGAATTGCGATACGACTATCATATGTGTTGATTTAGTGCTTGTTTGGATAGAGGAacaatatcatctcatctcctcattacaaattttttaaattcttatacaaaatataataaacaattcaattttttcaaattataaaacaataataatattaaaaaaataatattttattcaactcatctaaaactatattatctcatctcatctctctcatctcatttcactatctcaACCAGCCTTAAAAAGTGGTttagattcaaagatgagttgagatgggttgaaatggtttgtgaatagtagaataaaaattgaattatgtattatattttgtatgggaattagagaaaatttttttgagatttgaaaaaattgaattttatattttatgtaaaaatttgataaagttgtaatgataagatgagataaattgaaatgaattaagatggattttgaatacaaacgagtatatatatatatatatatatgagatcacATTTGTTTGCACTTCGAGACCTGCAATAAACTAATAACATGCAAAGCCAACATGCCGGCCCAATTTTAAGATGCACCCTTTCTTTCACAGCCTTCCCTAGCGTATTCTCTTCCTTGCCgtctctcgcctctctctctctctctctctctttctctctccgtcAGCAACTTTGTGTATGTCCTGAAACTATCGCCAGCAATACTCAAACGGTAAAATTAACGCAGAGCTGCCAGAGCTATTAATCCAGTTTATTATATCGTAAAactcgtatatatatatatatatggacggTCGGTTCGTCAACAACCAGTTTATGATCAGTACTTCCACCGAGGAGGTAGAAGAGAATATTGACACCATCCCAGAAAATGGTGACGCGTCCCCTCCTTCCACCATCTTTAACGACATGAAGAACACTTCCGCCTCGTCCCCAAGAAAAAGGTCAGCCTTATTCGACATCCCCAATCATCTGTTTCGTGATTCACGTGATCTGAATCATCACATGCACCAGATGAAATCTTCGTTTCTTCCTGATCACACTGCATAATTCGCAAGCATACAAAACAAATGGCGGAAAAaaagggtctaatattttgtttggggaggtttatattttttagccTAACAGATCAGAACGTAATGGCCGGATTTTGTTGCAGCAGGCGAGACATACATAAACGAGTGGTGTCGGTGCCGATCAAGGATGTAGAAGGGTCCCGGCTCaagggcgagagtagtactccGCCCTATGATTCTTGGGCTTGGAGGAAGTATGGTCAGAAACCCATCAAAGGATCTCCCTATCCCAGGTAACCGCAGTACTGAATCTGATGTTTTCTTCTTCGttcgtgtgtgtatatatatatatatacatatacacgtATATATGTATGGACACAGTTAGACACACACTGCATGGTTTGCTGCGGAAGAACTAGAGATTAATCGAACTTGGTATGGTTCGGTTTGGCAGAGGTTACTACAGGTGCAGCAGCTCAAAGGGCTGCCCGGCGAGAAAACAAGTAGAGAGGAGCCGGTTGGACCCGACGATGCTAGTTGTCACCTACTCCTGTGAGCACAACCATCCCTGGCCGGCTTCGAGGAACCACCACTCAGCTTCGTCCAAACCCGAGAAGCCCCAAACCGTAACGATGAAGCCCGAACAGGAAGCCGCGCCGGAGGAGAAGTTCGCGGATCTAGGCGACGAGTCACTGATGGCGAGCGACGAGTTCAGGTGGTTTGGTGACATGGAGACAACGACGTCAACGGTGCTGGAGAGCCCCATTTTTGCGGAGAGGAGTAGTGGTGGAGACTCCGACGTGGCGATGCTATTAACGATGCGGGAGGAGGACGAGTCTCTCTACGCCGACCTGGGGGAGTTGCCAGAATGCTCCGTCGTGTTCCGGGGAGTGGGACCAGGAGTGGAGATCTTCTGACACGTGTGTGGGCcagctctctccctccctccctccccagGCCAGTTTGTCAACTGCGTGCGTATCGTGCGGCATAAGACACcaattattatttagttttcgTTTTGCATTATTGATTTCAGCATCGTaaaagagcaaaaaataaaataaatgaaattgatagaGACAcacttttatgtaattaattaattaaggaattAGTCAAATGATCCTgtcatataattttaaaataacagtTTTAGATCTGTACCcgaattattttatcattatatgaCAGGCTCATAtagattaattaataaaagtttcTATTTATATCATTATTCCGCATATTAAAAATTCGTTTTCAAATAGCTGGTTGAACATAATTTTGTCatattcagtttttttaatttccaatcTAAATTACAGATAGTTGGAATCGCCTGCAATTTAGATCAAAATATTTGCATTCATTTTGtcatcaaaattatattcttaaatcaatgtgtataataaattaataaaatatttacatgacataatttgatttaaaatttaaattttacaaattaaattttactatataattaatgtagatggtatctatatatatttgtttcaaaataGAATAACTTTTTTTTGTCATAATTAAACTTAAATTACATCCCATCACAAGTGGAATTAATATCTATTGGACGAGAAATATGTATGTTTAATGTCTTGGATCGTCGTCAGAACTCTCAAGATATTTTGATCCCATAGATACTTCTTGTCGTCTgtcataaacattaaaaaaaaatgttaagtgATTTGGTACATGCttacatggtttttttttattgaaaaaaaaataaaataaaaaaaattttaagacaaGAAAAGGTCATTCATatcataaaagattattttcatcttcaattcgcactgttttattaaataaatttcttatatgTCAGTATTGATGCGCGATTTGGCGAGCGAATTCGCTTCTAAGAAGatttccccaaaaaaaaaaaaaatatatctttatataaatgttttagtttcaaataaattttataaaaataaatttataaattaacgtaacttAATATGGtaagtcaaattataaaattatttttatcataaaatatatataatatatgatataaaatcatataaagtACATCTAACGTATGACAAAAAcacacgttaatttataaatttacttttataaaatctttttacaacTATATCGCttatctctttttgtttttgttagttGTAAATACAATGCAAAAAAATGGAAATCTCAAAAGCTCATTGTCTTGAATGATTATGATGCAGTGACTGTTGAATGCCAAGAAAGTGGCTTGATATTTGGCATCAATGCCCAACATGTGTACAGAACCAATCAACTGGGCAAGTCAGAGAACCTCACACACATATGTCTATCTTAAGTTACTTACTcgaaaacaatataaaaaacatgTGGTAGCCGCccatataataaatacataaacatgttttgttcaaaaaaataaaataaaatagcttaGCTTATCTGGAAGTTAAATTATATGTATAGGAGGAGGGGAGTGGTTGAGAGCACAAGGGATTCATCACCTGGTGGGTATATTATATTTCAATACCCCCAAAATTATATGaacttatttgttttgtttcgtAAATGACAAGTAGTCAGACAAAGCAtgctttaattaattcataagcCCTACTAATTTTATGCAATAATTTGAGTTTCAGAGTATTTAATGACTTTTGCTTGACTTGCATCCTCATATTTTACGCAAACTGACACATGAAGTAATGGTCAAGACAACGTCACCCTAGATTTGTTTGGGGATGGTTTGGATTCTGAGAAGAggtagttttaaataaaatatgatagttgaaaaaaatattattaaaatattattttttaatattattattattttgagatttaaaaaaattgaattgagatttgaaaaaagttgaattgtttactatattttatataaaaattttaaaaaattataataatgaaataaaataaaacactttttgaattcaaacacacCTTAATGATCTTCTTTCTCGTCCATTTTGGCCCTAAAATGGCATAACAAATGCTGGCTTAATCATGGACTGAGATTTCCTTGAATTACTAAGTAAGTTCTATATCATTTATCTCGCTTCCATCATGGGTTCCAAGATTCTTCGGGATCATGATACCTTAACCATAAGGGTTTACAGTTAACCAAAGTGAAGTACAAAGAGTCACGTGCAGAATACTTGGattcatcatttcattttgGATTGAATCTCAACAAATATTTGGTGCGAATTTGAGCCCATCTAGTTCAGCCTAGGCCTGTGCAACAAACCGCTCAACCCGTCCTGTCCAATTGACCCGACCTAACCCAAACTGAAACCCGATTTGTATTGATGCTCGGATTCGACCCGTCCAACCCGCTAAATCTCAACAACCCGATTAATGTCACTGTCAAAACCAACTTCCAAGGTCTTCCGCTACTTCTTCTGCAAAAACAATTCGAAAAAACTCAGATCCACCACTGAAGATCGATACGCGATTGTAGAGGAAGAATAAATTACAGTGATAAGCTGAAGCAGCACGAGATGGTCATGGATGCGGCATTGAAGAACGGGGACTCAAGCTTGGACCTACAAACTAGACATTGTGGCTCCTTCTTGAAATTCTTTACATACCATAAGAGACAGATGCAGAGTAGGTACACCACGTTGGTGCCGGGGCATGGTAGAAAGAGGGCCAAGAAAACCCAAACGATCATTGTTTAGGATGGCCGATAGAGAAGTGACTGTGATGAGTAAAGTGGGTAGATCTCTGCAACTAAGGGGGTTCGGTTCTGATCTCCACTCTTCAACATGCCGTTATAATTTGGAGATCAAATGAGTCATGGCAAGGAAAATTTCAAGTACGTGATACTTTCTACTGCGTACAAAGTGGGATGGGCCCGATATTGAAACAAGAAGAACCCCATTAAACTATAGagaaattactataatataatgaattattaaAGGATAAATCCAGTACTACCTTGGCATTCTCGTACCAAGGTTGAAGATAAggtgaagaaaaagaggaggaaTATGAAGAAGGATGAGAACCCCAATCTCTAGCTCCAACCGTTGCTCTTCCAATAGGGTTTTCACGGGAACCTAACAATCGTTACAAACCCTCcctcctcttcatcttcctcttcttcattttgATTTTGGATTTCTTCGTCTTTACTCTCTGACTTGATGTTCTTCACCTGATACtgtattttttccctttcaataGCTTCTGACCTGTTTGCTCCTTGTTGGAGCGTACATTTGTTGCAACCTTTTTCTTGCAAACATTAAGAACAGGTTGGCCCGAtatcgggtcgggtcgggctGCGTCCCCGCAACAAAGTATGCGGGTCGGGTCGGGCCCATATATGAAACGGTTTGGTCAGGTTGCAGCCCTAGTTCAGtcctttgtctttttgtttgtttgtttgcttttttttttttttttgtttttctttcttggtttgCATCGGTCAGTTCAGTGCCCAGTTGAAAGCAATAAAGGTAATAATACCCAGTTCCTACACAAGTTCTTAGCTTAAAGAATTTCAGTCTtcaccaaggaaaaaaaaattgaaagtcaaATGAAAACATATCGGGCCTATCTCCTACTGCAGGcatctctaaaaaaattttacacgACCAAAGTACACGTAGAAGAAGATGCAGCAAAACAAACCAGCCACATCCATACAAATTAAAACTCTAGGTGGAACAGCAGCCACCTTTCTTCACAGCAGAAACATCTCTACTGACATCAATTTTCTCTCCTTTGGAAGGAACGGCTGAATTTGTTGCATCATCTCCAGTCTCTATGGCCTTCTTGCTTACGGTATGGTATATCTGAGTAAGAACTTCAGCAAATGCTTGGTCCACGTTGGTTGCTTCCAGAGCAGAAGTTTCCATAAAAAAGAGGGCCTCCCTTTCGGCAAAAGATTTCCCATCCTCAGTTGAGACTGCCACAAGGTGACGAAGATCCGATTTGTTACCAATGAGCATGACCACAATGTTTGGATCTGTGTGATCTCTCAACTCCCTCAACCATctctcaacattttcaaatgtGGAATGCCTAGTGACATCATAAACAAGCAGCGCGCCAACTGCTCCACGGTAGTAAGCACTGGTTATGGCCCGGTACCTAAAACTCAATATAAAACAAGGTCAGACAATTTAAAGGATTTGGGCAGACAAAGGCAATTGCAATAAAAAACTTCAAAGCTGGGAATATAAAAACCcgatcacaatttttttttttttttttttttttataggtaaaaatcATTACCATGCTCCTAAAAGATCAACTAAGACATACAAAGGACATTTCAAATCATGGGTTCAAGCAAAGAGAAAATGAGCACTCCATCAGTGGCATTTCAGGATGTAAGGCGAAAATACCATTTTTACCGTGAAGCTTTAGTACAAGTGCTGAAATAACGTATATCATGATCCAAAAATAGCAACTAAGCCATAAAAAGTACATTACAAAATCATGGGTTCTATTGAATATAAAACAAGGGAACTAGACCCACTCCAGTGGTATTTCAGGCCATATACCTGAAACTATAGTATTTTGTTGAAATAACGTATAGAACACTTGCATAGTCTTGCACAACTGCAATTGGTGCATCTCTTCAAGCTCAAGATACAGACATTGAGAAAAAGATGCATGGATATGCACAAATAAGGAACATATACTTTTCTAAAAAGGGAGCATTGAACTTAGGTGAAACTTTCTTTCCAATAGTGCCTATACCCAAAATTAGACGGTATCAAActaaatctaataattttaaccAATATATGGATTTTCGCtagaaaaattaacaaaatctaaTATACATTATAAATCATCGATCACTGCCATTCCATAAGTGTCTGGTGAAGTAACTGTTTACCTACTATTATCTGATTATCACAACTCTGTTACTAAAAACAAATGTGTATTAAAGGAAAAACAACACCACCAATACCCTACCATTATCCaactatattatattacaaaTGCAGAAAAACCAAGATGACAATGAACTAACACATATGCCCgggcatgagagagagagagagagagagagctaagaaATTGCTTTCCAAATTCTGGGTTCatgtaaagtaatttttttttttttttttaatgtcgggGAACCTCCAAGGCAGGGttcttcggacccacccctgcagagtaaaccccggtcccgtgcaccgcaccctcggaataaagtaaaattaaactgaaatgCCACACAAATAGCTCATTACAGGAAAGATGGGGATAAATAGAGGAACTTGAAAAGGATACAAGTAACCTGATCAAGTACATTTCTAATACTTGGAGAAGGAATATACATGGGAGATTCAACTTTCCAACAAATGGAGAGGAAAAAGATACAAACCGATTCCAGCACCCCAAAATTCAAGGGCAATGACGCATGGATACATATAAAGGCGATGAGAGTATTGGAAACAAAAGTGTTACCATATGTCACAAAGAACATACATTTTTGAAGTACAATAGAAGGAATCGGTCCAAACCAATGGACATGAGGAAACTGGACTATTAATATCATCAACCAAAGTCTGAGGACACACATGCAGGTATGCGTGTTCAtacccagagagagagagagagagcaagtgGACCAAAAAATAAGGCCAAAAAGATCTAAAGAAGTGCTTCAAGAGTACCATGCCATTGATAAATGgtgataatatatatgtgtgtgtgtgtgtatacacgAAGATTATCAAGAAAATATAAGCCTagtcatggtttttttttaatagatggTAAATCAGGACCATGCCCACACAAAAAGCATTCAAAGGGTGAATGCCTTTAACATAAATAGCTACAAACCACCCAACCTATTAATGATAGGGTAAAAGAAAACGAAGAAGTTCATGATAAATTAGAAGTAACTTCATAGAGAcaggatgagtaaagttaacgtACACTAGTAACAATGCACAGCATCAGGTAAATTGACGAAAACAAGAAGGCAAGGGAAAGAACAAACACTAGAACAGAAAAGATTATGAATCAAGAGAAAAGATATTATAAACATTCGTGGTTTTATTACATTTGAAAAAACATTTATAGTTTTCTAAATGGATAGATAAATTATACACTACTATAAATTACGAATATCGAAGAACAGTCTTCAGCATTTTTCACACAAAAACAGCCCCCAAAATGAAGAGTGCAACACCTCCAAACAGTGAAATCTAGCATTGTTGTTTACAAGGAAATCCGCGTCCAATAGGAAGCAAACTCGCACTAGCCCACATTACAAGTTCGAACATTACACATCATTTCTGTCTCATTTTCAGGTTTTTTTCATAGAAATTGTATAAGTTACACATACTGTTATATAACAAGGTTCAGGATACCAGGATCTACTGTTGCACACGACAAATCTAAGTTTGATCTACCATGCTACTCGATTAT
Encoded proteins:
- the LOC121268045 gene encoding probable WRKY transcription factor 65 isoform X2 — translated: MDGRFVNNQFMISTSTEEVEENIDTIPENGDASPPSTIFNDMKNTSASSPRKRRDIHKRVVSVPIKDVEGSRLKGESSTPPYDSWAWRKYGQKPIKGSPYPRGYYRCSSSKGCPARKQVERSRLDPTMLVVTYSCEHNHPWPASRNHHSASSKPEKPQTVTMKPEQEAAPEEKFADLGDESLMASDEFRWFGDMETTTSTVLESPIFAERSSGGDSDVAMLLTMREEDESLYADLGELPECSVVFRGVGPGVEIF
- the LOC121268021 gene encoding ras-related protein RABA1d-like produces the protein MAGYRAEDDYDYLFKVVLIGDSGVGKSNLLSRFTRNEFSLESKSTIGVEFATRSLNVDGKVIKAQIWDTAGQERYRAITSAYYRGAVGALLVYDVTRHSTFENVERWLRELRDHTDPNIVVMLIGNKSDLRHLVAVSTEDGKSFAEREALFFMETSALEATNVDQAFAEVLTQIYHTVSKKAIETGDDATNSAVPSKGEKIDVSRDVSAVKKGGCCST
- the LOC121268045 gene encoding probable WRKY transcription factor 65 isoform X1, translating into MDGRFVNNQFMISTSTEEVEENIDTIPENGDASPPSTIFNDMKNTSASSPRKSRRDIHKRVVSVPIKDVEGSRLKGESSTPPYDSWAWRKYGQKPIKGSPYPRGYYRCSSSKGCPARKQVERSRLDPTMLVVTYSCEHNHPWPASRNHHSASSKPEKPQTVTMKPEQEAAPEEKFADLGDESLMASDEFRWFGDMETTTSTVLESPIFAERSSGGDSDVAMLLTMREEDESLYADLGELPECSVVFRGVGPGVEIF